A single genomic interval of Dromiciops gliroides isolate mDroGli1 chromosome 1, mDroGli1.pri, whole genome shotgun sequence harbors:
- the LOC122736867 gene encoding selenoprotein P yields the protein MWRGLALALALCLLPSGGAESQVQSVPCKEAPKWHIGDQDPMLNSLGTVTVVALLQASUYLCILQASRLEDLRVKLEGEGFSNISYIVVNHQGNPSQLNFKELKDKVSENITVYQQEVNQEDVWTTLKGNKDDFLIYDRCGRLVYHLGLPYTFLTFSYVEEAIKIAYCEKSCGNCSYTTLDDESFCKNASLIAEEGTTTTSPPHPHRRHHHQHHHRHGHQPSENKNPESSETAVDAHSMQVLHHHREPAHHQHRDTGHPGSQENPEIRVLELSVPRKRL from the exons ATGTGGAGAGGCCTGGCGCTTGCCCTggctctctgtctccttccatcTGGAGGAGCAGAGAGCCAGGTGCAAAGCGTCCCGTGCAAAGAAGCTCCAAAATGGCACATAGGAGATCAAGATCCAATGCTGAACTCTCTGGGTACCGTGACTGTGGTTGCCCTCCTCCAAGCAAGCTGATACTTGTGCATTCTGCAGGCATCCAG ATTGGAAGACCTGCGAGTGAAATTGGAGGGAGAAGGATTTTCCAATATCTCATACATTGTTGTCAACCATCAAGGAAACCCATCTCAATTAAATTTCAAAGAGCTAAAAGATAAAGTTTCTGAGAATATTACTGTTTATCAACAAGAAGTAAACCAAGAAGATGTTTGGACTACATTAAAGGGCAACAAGGATGACTTTCTCATATATGACAG aTGTGGCCGTCTCGTGTATCATCTTGGTTTGCCATACACCTTTCTGACCTTCTCATATGTGGAAGAAGCCATTAAAATTGCTTACTGTGAAAAAAGCTGCGGAAACTGCTCATACACg ACCCTAGATGATGAAAGTTTTTGTAAGAATGCATCTTTAATAGCTGAGGAAGGAACAACCAcaacctctcctccccacccccatcgcCGCCACCATCACCAGCATCATCACAGGCATGGGCACCAGCCTTCAGAGAATAAGAACCCAGAAAGTTCTGAGACAGCTGTTGATGCTCACTCTATGCAAGTTCTTCATCATCATCGTGAGCCTGCACACCACCAGCACAGGGACACGGGTCACCCAGGGAGCCAAGAAAATCCAGAAATCAGAGTTTTGGAGCTTTCTGTTCCAAGAAAGAGACTCTGA